Part of the Cellulomonas hominis genome, GGTCGGCGAGCTCGAGCAGCCGGGCCGAGCCGGCGAACAGCCGGGTGCGGAAGTCGGTGGTGATCCCGAAGGCGAACACGTCGGCGCCGAGCTCGTCGACGACCCGGCCGAGCTGGTCGACCTGCTCCGCGGAGTAGAACTGCGCCTCGTCGCAGATGAGGAAGTCCACGCGGCGCCCCTCGGTGCGCCGCGCGACGACCTCGTCCCAGAAGTCGGTGCTGTCCGTGACCTCGTGCGCGGGGACGGACAGGCCGAGCCGCGAGGACAGCCGGTGCTCCCCCGCCCGGTCGTTGCGGGTGAACAGCACGCCGCCCCGGCCGCGGGCCTGGTGGTTGTGGTGCATCTGCAGCGCCAGGGTGGACTTGCCGCAGTCCATCGTGCCGCAGAAGAAGACGAGCTCTGCCACGCTCTCCTCGTTCCGTCTCAGGTGTGCAGGGCGAGCAGCGGGACCTGGACCTCGGCGGGGGTCAGGGAGCCGTGCACGCCGACGAGCCGCAGCGAGGCGGGCGTCTGGGTCCGGGAGTCGACGACGGTCGCCCGCCCGGTGGTCGCGACCACGAGGTCGCCGATCAGCGGTCGCACGTGCG contains:
- a CDS encoding thymidine kinase, encoding MAELVFFCGTMDCGKSTLALQMHHNHQARGRGGVLFTRNDRAGEHRLSSRLGLSVPAHEVTDSTDFWDEVVARRTEGRRVDFLICDEAQFYSAEQVDQLGRVVDELGADVFAFGITTDFRTRLFAGSARLLELADRVETLQVQALCWCGARATHNARTVHGVMVVEGAQVVVGDVDVPDEDAVGYEVLCRRHHRMRTTARTSGAAALSPQTLDLAAGD